The Lolium perenne isolate Kyuss_39 chromosome 6, Kyuss_2.0, whole genome shotgun sequence genome segment ATCCTCCAGCTGCTCCGCCGCTACCCGGGCCGCGTCCCCGACCTCGACCTCATGTTCGACTGCGTCGACTGGCCCGTCGTCCGCGCCGACGAGTACCAGGGGGAGAACGCCACCGACCTGCCGCCGCTTTTCCGGTACTGCGGCGACAACGAGACGCTCGACGTCGTCTTCCCGGACTGGTCCTTCTGGGGATGGTACGCAACTGCTCCTACCTTGCTTTGCTCTTGCATTTTTTTTTTTAATGCATTATGCGTATTCCTATATTGTTTCCTAACAAATATCCATGTTGCTACTCGTCAACAATGCAATGAATCCCTGAACTGAATCATCAACTCTGATTCTTGTACCGTTGCTATATGTTTGTCATGTTATTACTACGAATAGTACAAATAAAATCTTCTTCATGTGACACGTGATTTGGAGTAGTACATAAGTGTTGACAGACCCAACGACTTACCAAACTAGATCAATTTCTCATAATATGGTCAAGTCCAGTAAGCATATAGCTGCTGTACATAGTACACAGCTGCATGTATTAGCTGCGGATGCACATCTTTACTTCAGTATCAACTGGATGCGCTGTTCTGAAGCTAAGAGAGAAACTTCAGTGAAATGAGAAGAACAGTACATTTTCCTGAAGTTCAGCATCTTGTCTTGTTCATAGTTAATGTTGAACCGAAATTAACATTGTTCCTTTATGCTTTGATTTTTAGACAAATTGCAAATGCTTAAATTAACTGTGTATGCTGATATAGGGCTGAGATCAATATAAAGCCGTGGGATGCGCTGCAGAAAGATTTGGATGCCGGCAACAGTAAGGTGAGTTGGATGAATAGAGAACCTTATGCGTACTGGAAAGGGAATCCAGATGTCGCAGCTATAAGGCAAGAGCTGGTTAAGTGTAATGTTTCCAGTAAGCAAGAATGGAACGCACGGATTTACAAACAGGTACATTTTCTGAATATGCTGCACTGCACTCGCATAACATTCCATTCTATTCTCGCTTAACAGTTTTTTAATCTTTCTGATCTAGAACCTAGCTTTTCTTCGAAGAAAATAATTCTGATGGTGCTTATGGCTGATTAGCTTGCTTACTTTTGCTTTTACATTTAGGATTGGATTAAAGAGAGCAAGGCAGGATACAAAAAATCAGATTTGGCCAGTCAATGCACCCATAGGTTTGTTCTCTTTGGTTAAAAGTATGGTAAGACTTGTTTGTTCTGCCGTTGAAATTATTATGTTGGGTGATAGGTACAAGATATACATCGAAGGATCAGCATGGTCAGTCAGTGAGAAGTATATTCTAGCTTGTGATTCGATGACGCTGGTGATTAAACCAAAATACTACGATTTCTTCTCAAGGGTGCTGATGCCCACTAAGCATTATTGGCCAGTTCGAGATGACAGCAAGTGCAGCTCCATAAAGCACGCTGTTGACTGGGGAAATTCTCACAAGAAAAAGGTATGTTGTGCAGCACAGCTAGCAGCTACACGTCACCATAACTGGTTCTTGTATTAGCTGAAACACATTGGTCTTTAGTACTAGAATATATCATACCATAACCTCCTGCGAACGTGATATATGTTTAGAACATGTTTCTCACACCTCTCCTTCCAAAACTGTTCATAGGCACAGCAAATAGGAAAGCAAGCAAGCAAGTTCATTCAACAAGAACTTAGTATGGACTATATCTACGACTATATGTTTCACCTCTTGACTGAATATGCTAAGCTCCTAAGATTCAAGCCAACCAAGCCACCTGAAGCTGTTGAGGTATGTCCCGAGTCTTTGGCCTGCCAAGCCATAGGCCGGGAGAGGAAGTTCATGGAAGACTCCATGGTGAAGTCTGCGAATGTTGCAGGGCCATGCGATCTGCCTCCTCCCTTCAGCCCCCAGGAATTCAAAGCAATGCAGAAGAAGAAAGAAAAGTCAACGAGGCAGGTGGAAAGGTGGGAACAAATTGCTTTAGAGCCTAAGGATAGCAAACGTTGAGAGCTCTCTGTTTTCCCCTTCCACGAAGTCATGAATATAAAGTTTAGTAAATTATTTAGGATTCATGGTTATACTAATTTGTAGTAGTGATATCAACATCTTCTTGTTTCACTGAATCAAATATTCTAAAGTGTAACATCTAGAAAAGTTGAAAATGGATTTAGATCTCTGATCCCATTTCATTCATATCTTGTCAAAGATTATTTTTGTTAACCTCATATTTCCGTTCATTGTTTTAGATATGGCAATATACTCTGTAAGAATATTAGGAATCCAATTCAAATTCTGGAATTAAAATATTTGGTCAGTTTTACCATCCCTTTTATCAATTCTATCCATAGCAAATGTGTGATgtatctaattttgttgttgttgcatGGGCCGTCTATTTTGTCTTAACCGGCTGGGAGAGTATTCTTGAAGTATGTTGCTGATTAAGTAGATTCTTAACATATGACTTATGATAGGTCCAGCGATCTCCTTGACACCAGCTTCTTTAAAGAGAATTTGCAATCCCAAAAGGAACATATCATTACCAGATATATCTAACTCGTTGTGAATTGTGGTCTCTCCTGCCAAAAGAACCTATTTACTTCCCCAGTCAGGTAGAATTTTTAGTATGTACAACTGCAGATATATTTGCATGTCTTTGGAAATTTGGTGCATATATTCTTGTTTTAAAACCAATTTGCACCCTCATTGGTGCATATATATATTCTCAATTTTTCAAGGGGCTTACCATTACCATGGAAAGTTCTACTCATATTTATCCTCCCCCTTGCTGACTCATGTTTCTTGTACAACTGTACTCCCTCTacttagcattagcaacaatatatTTTGCCGACAAAACGCATATTCATGTTCTGGTTTAATGTGGTACCAACCACATTAACCTAACTGATTGCCTCAGCACACGTGAAGTCTCAACAACGAAGCAGCACAAGCTGAATTCAAGAACTCCTAGTGCTGAAGTGGCCGATCATGTCATCATGTGTGTCAGCCAGATCACAATATGATTCTACAGTCATGGCTTCTGCTTTGGTCTAGATGCCCCAGTTCAAAATTTCCAAACACGACAAACCTTGGCATAAAAAGAGGACATACTGGGAAAATCAAATATCAGTCTCGATTATGCCTAAAAACATACTTTAACATTGTTATACAATGAACTGCGCCAGGACCAAGAGAACTTCTGTATGAGTGTATCCATACAATACAGAAAAATCCAACATATACACCAGAAGCCATAGTATCATAGCAGCTATTCTCTTTACAAAAGATGAAAATAATCAGCCATAATATCTTCCTAACCGAATAGGCTAAACCATTGATCCACTAACAATCGGAAAGATATGAAGAGTTTAGGGTGATAGACGACTTATTGACTGGGTATAGACGTATAGTAGCTAGCATGAATTAGAAGACAAGAGGCGTCAGATCCTAAGGTAAGGGGCAGATGGCTAACATGACCGAGAGTACATATAATATTCAAGTCTTCACAGAAAACAGAAACAATCTACATGTTTACACAAGCTTGTCTGTTCATGAGATAGCCTACTAGGATGCCCAGGATAGCAACCAAAAGCACAAAAACTAGTGAGAAATAACCATTCTGCTTGCTGATTTCCCGTCTTAGGAGATCCTGTTAAATTCAATCAAAGATACAATAAATTTGTCAATCATTCAACTAAACTATATGCTGGAATTGAGATCTCACTGATGCAGAAAACATTATAACAGAAAAGTAGCAAAAACATAAAGATCCGGAAATAGAAGCAGACTTGTGCACTTGTTACAATCATAAAATGCAATTGTATTTGAAGATGCAAAAGGTGAAAACATGTCTAGGCCATGTAAAGCTACAAATGAATACTTTTGCCACAAAGATGAGTGGAATTATGTTCAGTTAGAGCAAATGAGCAAATTATCAGCGAAGCATCGTCACAAGCCAGCATAGACAGAAGGAATCTTTAGTGTAATGCTTACAGTATGGTCAATTAATAAGAGTAAAAATGTTTGCATAATCAGGTATAAACCACGGACCAGTTCCTCTCGAAGTTCATTGTTATGTTGAACAGCagaattctcctcctccttcaaccTCGAAATTAAAGCCAAGGGCTACACAGATATAAATAAACAAGATCAACATGCTATTCTTTGGCACCACTAATATAGGGAAACATAAGGCAGCAATATCTTCCACATAAGGCGCAATTGCTTTGCTCACAGAACTTGtagaaatttaaaaaaaaatccttGGTACACAGTACATATAGTACAATGACACATCAAGGTTCCAACATTGGTGATTAGGTAGGTACCACCTCCCCCCATTCAAGCAATTGTTTGCATCTAAATTCACATTTCAATCATTAAGGAAATAATATGACTATATACCGAAAAGGAAGTCCATAATACATAAATAGATCACATATGCCAACTAAGATACTAAAGTTGAACAAATATATCAATACATTTCTATAACAGTTGGTATTGGAATGAGTGGAGACTGGAGACAGAACACCTGCATAGCGCAAACTGATGGCATAACCGAATAAGACATAAATAGGCCAATACAATATTGAATTAACACATAATGAGTTATGAGTTATGACAGTATGCAGTTCAAGAATACAATTGCATTACTTTTTTCATCcagaatgttagaaaatatattttaaaCCAAAACTGTATATACAATGGTGAACTTTTCAAAAACATAAATCTTAGTGTCCTGAAAAACACCAAAACCTATGAGATGAGACCTGTCTAGCAGTTATCACTGAAATTACCAATAAGAATAAGTTAAGTCTAGAGTGATTGTTATCTAGTTTGATGCAAGATTCGCGTGCATGACTCACTAACGATCTGTGGCAAAATTTTATGATACTTGAAGACTGATATTAAAAATAAAGTATAGCACTTCCAAAATCAGTGTTAGACATAGGTTGAAGAGTTTTGTTTGAAAGGGAGCTCACCTCAGAAGTTATTGTTTCTGGTTCTGCAAGTTCTCTTGTTGTCTGCAACAAAAGAACATCTCTCAGTTTGGGAAGGTAAGAAACCAAAGAATAGCAAGAGGATGAAAGGATATGATCAATGATAAGATGACAAGGTATTCAGGATTTTACCTCTTGATAACTCAAACTGCCCATACTTTCCTGATCAGACCCCTCATTTATGGAAGCCTGTTGCGATGGTGGGGCATAAACAACCTTCAGCCTCGCCTCGTCCACCACATTGCCCGATCCTTTGGTAAACTACACAAATACCTCATTAGGATTGTTGCAGGAAAACTCACGGCATAAAAGCCCAGTGTGAAGATGGATTACCATGTCTCCGGTGATATCCTGTGGTGCGATGTCCTGGCTCACTATGGCACTCTGCACAAGGAATTTGTCCCTGCATTGCATATCTTGTGGCGCCTCCCGCTGCGCTTGCATTGTTACTGAAACCAGCAATTCAGAGCACATAAGACTTTAGCATATTGTAAAGCCATTAGTTCAGGATAACACGCACATCACAGTGATTGACTAATGCAATCAAATTACCGAGGACATCGAATGTTGATCGCGGCGCCACAATGCCGTTGTTTGGCCGGACGCAGTACTTCTTCGGGCTCGTTGTCTTAACCTGCAGACCTAAGGTTACGCTAATTTAGTAGCTATAATACTGTACATTTTTTAACACAATTGTAATTAGTTTTCTAAACAGAAAGACAAGTATAGACTTTACTCAGACATTAAAGGAAACAGATGAACGGTAATCAGAAGGATTCAGTTACCTTGAAGGCGATGTACTCATCTGTCCTGTTTGTTAGATGCAGTGAGCACGAGATCTGCTTCTTTAGCTCGACTGCACGATCGAATAGGCAGAGGAAACAAAAGGAGGGAAGGTCAGGAAAGCGAGGGAAGAAAACATGGTCGTAGATTAGGAAGACGCCAAAAAGTCGTTATAAAAAGAACCTCAAAGTGAACAAAAAAACAAGAGAAGAGAAGCATCAGAATCAGAATCAAGCCCCTTCTCGTTGGTGCAGAAATAGCAGCAGACAAATGAATAAAATTATCCACAGAAGAAAAATATGCAGGGGAGAGAACGCACAGGCGAAGCGGAGCTCGCCGGGGTCGATTCCGAGCAGCTCCCTGGGCTCGGAGCTCATCGTCAACGACGGGATTCCAGGGGATGAAATCCAAAATCAATCAGCACCGGTGGGAGGTCGGAAATCTTTTCGATGTCCCCCCTCTCGGCCTCCAGGAAGCTCTATtcctggaggaggaggagcagaggaggaagcggAGGAAAATGGGGAAGCATGGAGTTTGTGAGACAACGCCTAGCAGCCTACTCCTATGGCCCATGACATTGCCACCTGCTGGCGGTAGGCGAATTCGAGAGGAGAGATGGACGTCACTTTCTACGGTTTCATTCACGTTTTTCTTGGTGGCTTTTTAGAAAAGAAAATTTTCCTTTGCGGAGAATTAACGGGTGGGAAGGAAGAAACGGAGCGTGTGGGCTTCTTCCAGGAGCCGTCGGTTCCGCTGTTTACATCTTGGGGGCACTTGCAACTCGCGCTCAACCTTTCGTGTGGTTCTTTTCAGCTGGATTCGGGCTTAGCCGTGCGAACAATCGCCGATTCAACAAGATATAGCTTTTTGGACATTTACAGAGATGGATTTTTGACTGGTAATAGTACGTCCAGAAAGTAGTGGCGATAAACCACCAATTCCTGGTGCATCCGTTCAGCATTGGGGAAAATTATTGTCTTGTTCTTCGAGATGAACATGGCAGCCATTCATCCCAAGAAAAAATGGGCAGCCGGCCACGATAAACCATACAGTAATCTGCTGGTACGACGCTGGTTAGCGAAGCAACCTCATAAATTTGTTATGAAACCCATGTGAGGAGAGTACAAAGTGGGCAACATCGTCATAACCTGCTGTTAATTTTACAGCTTGTCAGATACAACAGCTTATTGCTTACGATCGTTTTACCAATTGGCAAAGCAGATTGTTCGAATAGGGGGGCAACGCGAGCGGAAGGCGACATGCCGGTCCGGTCTTGTGTTGCGAACCCTACGAGCACGCCAGCAGACAGCGGCGTTCGCAAGCGCGTGTTCACCAAGTTGTGCTGTGCTGGCTGCAAGAGTAAACGCGACCTCCTCCTTTTCAGACATCTTGTCGAGGACTCTTGAGACGTCCTGTGCAGTGAACATGTCTGGAAAGGGCACAATAGTTCTTGACCAAGCTAGCTACTGTAGATTGCAAGTACTTGTCAATTTTGCTTTCGCGGGCACGCGGGATTGCCCTTTGAAACTCTTGGCGCGCGCGCGGCCATTGTCTTTGTCTTTGGACGGCGCAAATTAATCAGCACCGCTTTCGGCGAGCGCTCCAGCAACAGTTAGCTAGGTTTTCTCATCCTGCAGTTTTCCAGCGTCTCTCATGCGTCGACAAAAATTCAACGGAATTGTTAAGTTTCAGCTAGCTGAGACATAGCTTATGTCTCAGTCACGTGCTCCACCGTTGAATTTTGTTTTCTGCTTGAAGAATCGTGTTTGCTGTTGTTTGCAATTTATTTAGGTCCGCATTGGAACATACTAATGTAATGCGACCGAGACATAAGTTAAGTCTCAGTTGACTGAGCATTAGAGACACCCGAGATTCAATTCAGTGTATAGTATCCTAAACCTTTCTTCTTTAAGGGCatgtttgattcaaaggatttcaaAACACGGAAATGGAAAAAACGCAGAAAcaatatactccctccgatcctaaatataagccatatagttttttgcACGGAAATTAAGAAACACACATTTAGAAAAAATTACACCATGTTTAGCTATGATTAACCCTAGCCAATTAATGTGAGCTACTAGAGGACTTTGCATAAGCTAAGAAAACATAATCGAATCACTAAAAATATTTTCCATATAAGTCGAGCAACGTCGTAAACCTTATATTATGGAATTTTTCTCAAAACACTgtatggcttatatttaggaccggagggagtatcataCCATGTGAAATCCTATAGAAATATAGAAAACGTAGGGATACATTGTAGAAACCGTTTGGCTACACCACAGGAAAAATGCAGGAAATTTCTGCAAAGATTGAATACATATTGTAGTTGTCATAGACACATAACTTTTTTTCCCAAAAGGTGTAACCTCTtgctacaaattctatttaattgTAGTATAGAAAAACAATCCATAAAAATGTTGGACGATTCAATCCTTTCAATTAAATAACATCTATAGAACAAAATACTCCTACGATTAAAAATAGTACAATTTTTTAAAGATCTTGTAAATCAAACAAGCATCGAGTTTTGAATACAATCAGAATCTTCAGTTAGTATGATATTAGTCGACTCCGTTAGGAAGTTGTATAGACATAGCGTTTCAGGATAGtggcaagaagcccaaagcggtTTGTTTTTTGACACATGGGTACTTCTGATCCCATGTGAACAGTAAATTCCAAACAAATATCAAATAAAATCggaaaaatacaaaatagattTTTTACATGTAGAAAATGTATGCATGTATGTGCATATAAGTTATAAACTTAAATTTAAAAGTATGTAGCTTGTGAAAAAACATAATTACCGGATGAATAACCAGAGTTAACAAGAGAATTTGACAATGCAAGTTagtattccccccccccccccccccatttcgAGTTTACGTGTATGATTTACCTCGATTTTCTGAAGTCGATAACATAGCCCTTTTAGGTCCGTGGGCCGATGAGGTTCGTGTGGCGACAATGACAAGCGACGGGTAGTCCTTGCTCGGTGATCATACGTGGCACCAGCTTTACATAGTTCTCCATCTTAGCTCACCCTTGGATCCGAGGCCGCGAAGTGTGGCCGGCTGTTTGGTGGTTCTTATGGCTTCTCATACCTGTTGCGGTGAGTGTGTCTCTCGCGGAAGTCGATGGCGAAATCTGGTTTAGTTGCCGGCTTTTCTGGTAATTAACTAGGTAGGCTGAACTTCTTAATCGATGGAAATGGTGAATGCCTTGTATTTCCGGCGAGAAGCCGCAATGAACTAATGGATGTGCCGCTATACAAATCGACCGGAAAACATCGCACGAGAGATCGCTAGAAGGAGAAGACTAAGCAGAGAGCTGCTTCTTCCAGTTCAATGGTGCGACGAATCAGTGCGAAAGTCGTGGCCAGGTCCAGGCTGGACCGTCCAGCGCGATGACAAGGTCGCGAGCGATCGGAGTACAGTAGTGTTTTCTTCGTTCGGACTTTTTTGTTTGGTCAGTTCGGTCATGGCCGCGCGCTAGTATGAGAACGGACCGTCATCGTCAGAGCAGTTGGTTGAGAGTGAGCCCGACGTGCATTGAACGGAAGGTCAgccgatcgatcgatcgatcagAGCATCTCATCTCCAACAAACACGCCATAACGCCCGAGCGGCAAAAAAACCACCAGTTTGGCACGCGCGGGCGCCCGCGCGAACCCCCATGAGACACGGGAAAAAGACGCGCGCGGTAAAATCTTTGCCGCGTCCGCGGTTTCGCGCTATCCCGCGCGGGAGAATTGACGCGTTGGTTGCCGCGCGCGCTATAAGACGACACGCGCGAACGCGCCAACTGCCTGAACATTCCACGCGTCAGTTCGTCTATGCACCGCTCCGCCTCTCTCCCCGCAGCTTTCTCTCTCCCGCCGACGCtccgcctccgcgccgccgcccctcctccgGCTACCACGGCGTTCGGGCGCGGCCGAGCGGCCGGTTCGACGCGGAAATCCGCTTCGGCGACGAGCGGATCCGCCTCGACACATTTGAcacggcgcacgaggcggcgcgggcgTACGACGCCGTCGCCTGGCGACTCGGCTGCTCCCGCCACACCATGATTTTTCATGATGTGTTCACGCGGGAGCAGGCGGAGATGCTCGCTCCGCCGCCCTCGGTGATCACGCGCGAGCAGCAGCGACGATAGCGGGAGCTGGAGCAGCGCCTCCTCATCACCGAGCGCGACGAGGCGATGCGCCTCGAATGGGCTCGCCGCTTCCCGGAAGACGTCGCCGCCACGGAGGCCTTCTACgcgcagaaggaggaggagaaggcggcggcgaaggcaaagaagaaagccagccgcgacaagcaccgcgccgagtccgcggcgaggaaggcggcgaggaaggaggaggaaaagaagaacggcgcagggccgtccaccatcgtcctctcctcctcctccttcgagtggacgacGACGCCGGTGTCGGAGACGACTCCGAGCACCCACTCGTCGGACTTCGACTGGGAGTCGGACGAGTAGCTtagtttagagttgtattttcgtCCACTATGTCGCGCTGTATCGTTGAACTTTTAAATATATTCGTATTTTTGATCAAATTTTCATTGTTTGTTTGattaattttgaaaaaaaaacggTCGAATTTATCTGTTTGCgccgcgcgctgcaaaatagagccTCCGACGGAGGTGCTTTTTTCCCGCACCAATGCGCGCTGCAAAATGAAGCATCCGACGGGAAAAAGTTCGGTATCACGCGCGCCAGCGATTTACAGCGCGCCGAAACGGTGGTTTACCGCGCCGGATTTTTGTTGGatgttggagatgctctcagtCGAGTGCTGCGCGTGGCGAAGGGGGCAGCCTCCACCTCCACGGCCTGCCAATATTGGGCTTCCTCTGTTGGGCCGGCACACGTATGCGCGGTGCTCGGCCATTGTAGGCCCTCTCGCGCGTGGGCCGGTCAAACCGCTGGACATGTTCTTCCTGGATGAGCCATGTTCACCGGTCATGGCAGGGCGGACGTACAGGCCCCACTGACGGGGAAAAGAATCCTATACGACCTGGGTCGTATGCTCCTAGGGCTGGACCAGCTTGTTCGACTGCCACATATACGAATCTCAAACCAGCCATGTCCACTTAGCCCAGTTCTTATCGCTAATCATTTTTCTCTTTTCCATTATCGCATTCACGGTGAACCATCTGAAGACCGCCAAAATTCGCATGCTCGCTGTGTCGGAGAAACGATTTCGACAAAAATAAcctaaaagtgaaagaaaagcaaagATTGACTCTCTTATTATTTCACcggactaacctttttgtgtggcgcccttcccatcggcgccacacctcactgtgtggcgcccatgcgagCAGAGCGACACATCCGTGTCGACGTGGCGCGGTCGACGCTGCGCGCCGTTAACCAGCCgatgtggcagcatgtgtggcgccgctcgcaTGGGCGCCACGcagtgaggtgtggcgccgatggggaggacgccacacaaaaaggttagtccagtgaaatagtTTGGCCAGAGGGTTagcctgtgcttttctttcacttttagaTTATTTTTGTCAAAATCGCCGAGAAACACCGGCGGTCACTGCTCTCCCCCGACTTCCACGGCCACAGTCGTTGCTGGGTCCACCATCGCTCAGCGCGCTCGCATGCGGTACTCTCCTCTTTTTTAGTATGTTTTCCCTCCCCTCAACGATGTAACCCACCAGCgccaatgcccccccccccccacccatcTACGGAACGAGATCCGATGACATGCCCATGATGAACAGTAACCGTGATATGCGCCTAGTTTTTTTCCATTGGAACAAAAATCGTTGGACATATGAACATGAACATGACATACTACAGTGTATATGCTACAGTACGTGTGCTACAGAATCATCCACAGTGTATATGTTATAGTCCTTGGCCGTCCCGCACCAGCCCTACAGCCAAAGGTCACCGGTGTCGCCCCTTCCAACCCTTGCCATCATCCCCGGATGGTGTACCGCACCAGCGCTGCAGCAGACAATCGCCGGCGCCGCCCCTCCCCACCCTTGCATGTGTCCCCGGTCGGCATCCCGCTCCAACGCTGAAGCACATAGTCGCCGGTGCGACCCCACCCACGCTCGCATGTGTCCCCGGTCGGCATTCCGCACCAGCGTTGTAGCCCAGATCGCCGGTAGCCGCTGCGAACTGTGCGTCCCCATGGCACCGTTCCCGTCGGCGGGGGTGCAGCCAGCCTCAATTCGTGACGCGCGCCGGCCACGACTACCTCTGTGCCGCTCGTCGTCCTCGACCCCCTCATTTGCCGCATTGAAAAATTACAAAAAAGAACCCCAAGATTTATGCCTATGTAATATTTATAGCCCTATAGAGTTGTCTCATTTGCCACATCGCCAGTGACGGTGGCCCCCCCTATCAGATTCTGTCTTAACAGTTAACGCGACTAAAAAAGAGAATCAGTGGACATTGTAACAAATTCGCGCAATATTGTTGGATTTTTGCAATTTCGCCGAATACCAATGTTTTTTCGAACTTTACGCTATAATTTGGTGGTTTTTTGGAATTAACCCCAGCAAATTGGGAGTGGACTGCTTAATTCGCTCGGTGCAATCAGAAGCAATTTTCAATTATTCAAGAAGACACAATTTCCACGGCACACATGGACGAGGAGAATTCCCGCGGCTAGTAGAGGCAAGCAGGCATGCGACAACACGATTAAGAAGAAGGGGATGGGATTAGTGTTCGGAAAGATATTGGAGTGAAGTGGACCATGCTGCTTT includes the following:
- the LOC127306926 gene encoding uncharacterized protein; the encoded protein is MATAAAAAAAAAVPDARRWGKGGASSPVTTAIFLFFFVVVVGVLVSARWITTTTHLAITNLDQWRTKPSILTTTQTTSIPAFPAGPAPPRPTYTISCPAPPLTRDPDIPSNISQTLTLALASNTTCAAVPDPPPIPATAATNASCPAYFRFIHEDLHPWRAAGGITRAMLDRARATANFRLVVLRGRAYIERIAPAFQTRDLFTIWGILQLLRRYPGRVPDLDLMFDCVDWPVVRADEYQGENATDLPPLFRYCGDNETLDVVFPDWSFWGWAEINIKPWDALQKDLDAGNSKVSWMNREPYAYWKGNPDVAAIRQELVKCNVSSKQEWNARIYKQDWIKESKAGYKKSDLASQCTHRYKIYIEGSAWSVSEKYILACDSMTLVIKPKYYDFFSRVLMPTKHYWPVRDDSKCSSIKHAVDWGNSHKKKAQQIGKQASKFIQQELSMDYIYDYMFHLLTEYAKLLRFKPTKPPEAVEVCPESLACQAIGRERKFMEDSMVKSANVAGPCDLPPPFSPQEFKAMQKKKEKSTRQVERWEQIALEPKDSKR
- the LOC127306928 gene encoding vesicle-associated protein 1-2; its protein translation is MSSEPRELLGIDPGELRFAFELKKQISCSLHLTNRTDEYIAFKVKTTSPKKYCVRPNNGIVAPRSTFDVLVTMQAQREAPQDMQCRDKFLVQSAIVSQDIAPQDITGDMFTKGSGNVVDEARLKVVYAPPSQQASINEGSDQESMGSLSYQETTRELAEPETITSEPLALISRLKEEENSAVQHNNELREELDLLRREISKQNGYFSLVFVLLVAILGILVGYLMNRQACVNM